The following proteins come from a genomic window of Liolophura sinensis isolate JHLJ2023 chromosome 13, CUHK_Ljap_v2, whole genome shotgun sequence:
- the LOC135480250 gene encoding uncharacterized protein LOC135480250 → MTWKRRWSVKEPSPLSLPSNQIQFPLRLPRISSRPNLPKPPPKTESHAPFKAHNLGYTILPPIRKESKRDPRMRREKRAYVDRWDANTDVRESDTDEEDHGPTTGLFWDRDDG, encoded by the exons ATGACGTGGAAGAGAAGGTGGAGCGTTAAAG AACCGAGTCCGCTGTCGTTGCCCTCGAACCAAATTCAGTTTCCATTAAGATTGCCTCGTATCTCAAGTAGACCTAACTTACCGAAGCCACCCCCAAAAACCGAGTCACACGCACCTTTCAAAG CTCACAATTTGGGTTACACCATCTTACCGCCAATTCGAAAAGAGTCTAAACGGGACCCAAGGATGAGGAGAGAAAAGAGGGCTTATGTGGACAGATGGGATGCTAATACGGATGTAAGAGAGTCTGATACGGACGAGGAGGATCACGGCCCGACCACAG gGCTATTTTGGGACAGAGATGACGGATAA